In the genome of Leptospira inadai serovar Lyme str. 10, one region contains:
- a CDS encoding LIMLP_15305 family protein, translating to MPENSAVQGYIARYQAERGKVKAFLSKFPFYGDILKNHQYYDADRLARNELSKRIDSLKEPLRRIEEGFVRDRRMELIGSTEILLSLIERLKNEISGAGYGLNGLGSGFKASEAELEALAEWDYSLLQHTEELNAKASSNGLNATDSAETIRDWVAKFRSELDQFDEALKKRRDVFLKK from the coding sequence ATGCCCGAAAATAGCGCAGTACAAGGATATATCGCTCGTTATCAAGCGGAGAGAGGAAAGGTAAAGGCCTTTCTTTCCAAATTCCCTTTCTATGGCGATATTCTTAAAAACCATCAATATTATGATGCCGATCGATTGGCAAGAAACGAACTTTCTAAAAGAATCGATTCCCTCAAAGAACCGCTTCGAAGAATCGAAGAAGGTTTCGTACGGGATAGAAGAATGGAACTAATCGGCTCGACCGAGATCTTACTTTCATTGATAGAAAGATTGAAGAATGAGATATCGGGTGCCGGCTACGGACTGAACGGTTTGGGAAGCGGTTTCAAAGCCAGCGAAGCCGAGTTGGAAGCTCTTGCAGAATGGGATTATTCCCTTTTACAGCATACGGAAGAATTGAATGCAAAGGCCAGCTCAAACGGCCTGAATGCAACGGACTCCGCCGAGACAATCAGGGATTGGGTCGCTAAGTTTCGATCGGAACTCGACCAATTTGACGAAGCTCTTAAAAAAAGAAGGGATGTATTTCTTAAGAAATAA
- the lepB gene encoding signal peptidase I, with product MLFLTKAGISTKFPMLLWIKKALPVFLAIVSVLYLRIFIIQFYFINGNSMMPSFKDGDLILVKKWGFPARVGPWTWSLIESNVDRFDVLVLDGVGTELSLKRVVGLPGDFFRFSEGRIHINDSSLEEPFVKPGFKTQAPSLSIVPVVSVSGNIGIGDSGRIPPGYFLVLGDNREFSTDSRNYGLIPFQKLRGKVLLSF from the coding sequence ATGTTATTTTTAACGAAAGCGGGCATATCGACTAAATTTCCAATGCTCCTCTGGATTAAAAAAGCATTACCCGTGTTTCTCGCCATCGTCTCGGTTCTTTACCTAAGAATTTTTATCATTCAATTTTACTTCATCAATGGAAATTCCATGATGCCGAGTTTCAAAGACGGGGATTTAATTCTCGTAAAGAAATGGGGATTTCCTGCACGGGTCGGTCCTTGGACATGGTCTTTGATCGAGTCCAATGTCGATCGGTTCGACGTTCTTGTTTTAGACGGAGTCGGAACGGAGCTAAGTTTAAAAAGAGTCGTCGGACTCCCGGGAGATTTTTTTCGATTCTCGGAAGGACGAATTCATATCAACGATTCTTCGTTGGAAGAACCATTTGTTAAGCCCGGTTTTAAGACGCAAGCTCCTTCTCTTTCGATCGTTCCAGTGGTGAGCGTTTCCGGAAACATCGGCATCGGCGATTCCGGCCGGATCCCGCCGGGATACTTTTTGGTGCTCGGGGATAATCGCGAGTTCTCCACAGACTCTCGAAATTACGGATTAATTCCTTTTCAAAAATTACGCGGAAAAGTTTTACTCAGTTTCTAG
- a CDS encoding penicillin-binding protein, with amino-acid sequence MHPNRKRFSILFYFLCVLFAILTVRVSYLIFFNDKEIAFKNGERILRGAIYDRRGIELALSIDSSTIGIYPANIYDPNFTAIQLSPYLDLSPERIEGLIREKSRYFLLKREIDDATATRIMEMALPGVRREREFKRVYPHGSLAASLVGFTGMDDDKALSGLEYYYNRELMTPTDSDPNRGANVHLTLDGLIQFKLEKALGKRFEETGAKRAVGLLMEIHTGKILAMASFPSFDPNRYATFEEISHTNWAIRHVYEPGSTMKIFLASILLNENLIRPNEKFDCPGYVEYGKTRIKCTQVHGKVNLEEILQYSCNAGIIKASSRIPNEVLYEYMKRFRFGDKTGLLPNESVGYIPTLNKWTPTTPMFMAIGQGMSVTPVQLVASAASVVNGGRFLTPRVVSHITDSYGEVLHEFKAEEAPVGIREYSTERLLKAMTKVVRDGTGKNAYIQEYSIAGKTGTGQKSVSGRGYQDGLWSASFLGFFPAEKPKIVGLILFDEPRGSSHTGGGLAAPVFKEVVENIIPIIEQGERTVDVRLPKLDRKNQFVKFDHVPDLTGKSKREVVELLSSLGVPFKLHGSGFCYEQDPSSGTSLNGKRIDVFFQ; translated from the coding sequence ATGCATCCGAATCGCAAAAGATTTTCGATCCTCTTCTATTTTCTCTGCGTATTATTCGCGATTCTAACAGTTAGGGTTAGTTATTTAATTTTCTTTAATGATAAGGAAATCGCCTTTAAGAACGGTGAACGAATTTTAAGAGGCGCGATCTATGATCGCCGCGGGATCGAGTTGGCACTTTCGATCGATTCCTCGACGATCGGGATCTATCCGGCGAACATCTATGATCCGAATTTTACCGCGATTCAGCTTTCCCCCTATCTTGATCTTTCACCGGAAAGAATCGAGGGATTGATTCGGGAAAAAAGCAGATATTTTCTTTTGAAACGCGAGATCGACGATGCCACCGCGACTAGAATTATGGAGATGGCACTTCCGGGGGTTAGGAGAGAAAGGGAATTTAAGCGAGTTTATCCGCATGGAAGCCTGGCGGCAAGCCTCGTCGGGTTTACGGGGATGGACGATGATAAGGCATTGTCGGGTCTGGAATATTATTATAACCGAGAGCTAATGACTCCGACCGACTCGGATCCGAATCGGGGTGCAAACGTTCATTTGACTTTGGACGGGCTCATTCAGTTTAAGTTGGAAAAAGCTCTGGGAAAACGATTCGAAGAAACCGGGGCCAAGAGAGCTGTCGGGCTTTTGATGGAGATCCATACGGGCAAAATTCTAGCCATGGCGAGTTTTCCTTCATTTGACCCTAATCGTTATGCGACATTCGAGGAAATCTCTCACACGAATTGGGCGATTCGGCATGTTTACGAACCCGGATCCACGATGAAAATATTTTTGGCAAGCATATTGCTTAATGAAAATTTAATTCGTCCTAACGAAAAATTCGATTGTCCGGGATATGTGGAATACGGGAAAACCCGGATCAAATGCACCCAGGTTCACGGGAAGGTGAATTTGGAGGAGATACTACAATACTCTTGCAATGCGGGGATTATCAAGGCATCGTCTCGGATTCCAAACGAAGTACTTTATGAATATATGAAGCGATTCCGGTTCGGAGATAAGACCGGCCTTCTACCTAACGAATCGGTAGGTTACATTCCGACGCTTAACAAGTGGACACCGACGACTCCTATGTTCATGGCGATCGGTCAAGGAATGTCCGTGACTCCCGTGCAGCTTGTCGCTTCCGCCGCGTCCGTCGTAAACGGAGGCCGTTTTTTAACTCCTAGAGTCGTTTCCCATATTACGGATTCTTACGGCGAAGTTTTGCATGAATTCAAGGCGGAAGAGGCACCCGTGGGGATTCGCGAGTATTCCACCGAAAGGTTATTGAAAGCCATGACAAAAGTCGTTAGAGACGGAACCGGAAAAAATGCTTATATACAGGAATATTCGATCGCGGGAAAAACCGGGACGGGACAGAAATCGGTTTCCGGAAGGGGCTATCAAGACGGTCTCTGGTCCGCATCATTTTTAGGTTTCTTTCCTGCGGAAAAACCTAAAATCGTCGGTTTGATTCTTTTCGATGAACCCAGGGGTTCTAGCCACACGGGAGGAGGACTTGCCGCACCGGTATTCAAGGAAGTCGTAGAAAATATAATTCCGATTATCGAGCAAGGCGAGCGAACGGTCGATGTCAGGTTACCGAAATTGGATCGGAAAAATCAATTTGTAAAGTTTGATCATGTTCCCGATTTAA